The following are encoded in a window of Chloroflexaceae bacterium genomic DNA:
- a CDS encoding fumarylacetoacetate hydrolase family protein: MRLVSFVPPDGAPRAGALLGDTVVDLAVAAPLVIEEAEGLRWDMASLLRADQNEVNLESAADILAAVTHLLGGQTATSEEDWHGVESAGLAGSLSIGGAALLLPVSQVRLLAPLTRPTSLRVYESFEEHAIAVRTIRGAGLPDTWYRGPMFAFANHGAIFGPDEAVPMPRGAMLDYGLGLACVIGRQARDLLPEEALTVIAGYTLANTWVDRDAEENERALGLGPAKSRDFATSLGPWLVTPDELELYADDDGRLNLVLIGRVNGIERCRAASGNQFYSFAQLIAHASRGVTLFPGDVIASGPVGGGTLLESGGGYGPWLEPDDVVELEATALGVLRNVIA, translated from the coding sequence ATGCGACTGGTTTCCTTCGTTCCACCCGATGGCGCGCCGCGCGCCGGCGCCCTCCTTGGCGATACGGTGGTTGACCTGGCGGTCGCCGCCCCCCTGGTGATCGAGGAGGCCGAGGGCCTGCGCTGGGATATGGCCAGTCTTCTCCGCGCCGACCAGAACGAGGTCAACCTCGAGAGCGCCGCTGACATTCTGGCCGCCGTGACACACCTGCTCGGCGGCCAGACGGCAACCTCAGAGGAAGACTGGCACGGCGTAGAGTCCGCTGGCCTGGCCGGCAGCCTCTCGATCGGCGGGGCGGCCTTGCTGCTGCCAGTCAGCCAGGTGCGCCTCCTGGCGCCGCTGACTCGCCCGACCAGCCTGCGGGTCTACGAGAGCTTCGAGGAGCACGCCATCGCCGTGCGAACCATTCGCGGCGCCGGTCTGCCCGACACGTGGTACCGCGGCCCGATGTTTGCATTCGCCAACCACGGCGCCATTTTTGGCCCCGATGAGGCGGTGCCGATGCCTCGGGGCGCGATGCTTGATTATGGCCTCGGCCTGGCCTGCGTCATCGGCCGGCAGGCGCGTGACCTGCTCCCCGAAGAGGCCCTGACGGTGATTGCCGGCTATACCCTGGCGAATACCTGGGTGGACCGCGACGCTGAAGAGAATGAACGCGCCCTTGGCCTCGGCCCCGCCAAGTCGCGCGATTTTGCCACCTCGCTCGGCCCCTGGCTCGTCACCCCCGATGAACTTGAACTGTATGCCGACGACGATGGGCGCCTGAACCTGGTGCTGATCGGGCGCGTCAATGGCATCGAACGCTGCCGCGCGGCGAGCGGGAACCAGTTCTACAGTTTCGCCCAACTGATCGCCCACGCCAGCCGTGGTGTGACCCTCTTTCCCGGCGATGTGATCGCCAGCGGCCCCGTCGGCGGCGGTACGCTCCTGGAGAGCGGCGGCGGCTATGGCCCCTGGCTGGAACCCGACGATGTAGTGGAACTGGAGGCCACCGCCCTCGGGGTGCTTCGCAATGTGATCGCCTGA
- a CDS encoding class I SAM-dependent methyltransferase: METSEYTTLASVELRHWWHRGMRAISAVLLDPHYTRWPGLRLLDAGCGAGGDGLFLERYGQVIGIDYSPEATAWASQRMPGRVGRASVLALPFADDSFDLVTCYDVLYHQGVPDEAMALREFRRVLRPGARLLLRLPAYNWLRSRHDRQVHTRRRYTASEVRAMLTDAGFAVERCTYGLTLLFPLSLATRLLERFTPDRGDASAMALPAAPINEALHSIMALEAAWIAAGRNFPFGLSVIVLARNAKPFTPRPKAVASHPQPVEVP; encoded by the coding sequence ATGGAAACGAGCGAATACACAACCCTGGCCTCGGTCGAGTTGCGCCACTGGTGGCACCGGGGAATGCGCGCTATCAGTGCGGTCCTGCTTGACCCGCACTACACCAGGTGGCCCGGTCTGCGCCTCCTTGATGCTGGCTGCGGCGCCGGCGGCGACGGGTTGTTTCTCGAACGTTACGGCCAGGTGATCGGCATAGACTACAGTCCCGAAGCGACGGCCTGGGCCAGTCAGCGCATGCCCGGGCGCGTCGGGCGAGCGTCGGTGCTGGCCCTCCCATTTGCAGACGACAGCTTTGATCTGGTTACCTGCTACGATGTGCTCTACCACCAGGGCGTGCCTGACGAGGCCATGGCGCTGCGTGAGTTCCGGCGCGTGCTGCGTCCCGGCGCCCGGCTGCTGCTGCGCCTGCCGGCATACAACTGGCTGCGCTCGCGTCACGACCGGCAGGTGCACACGCGCCGCCGCTACACTGCCAGCGAGGTGCGTGCCATGCTCACCGACGCTGGCTTTGCGGTCGAGCGCTGCACCTACGGGCTAACCCTGCTCTTTCCCCTCTCGCTGGCCACGCGGCTGCTCGAGCGCTTTACTCCCGACCGGGGCGATGCATCGGCCATGGCCCTGCCCGCCGCGCCGATCAATGAGGCGCTTCATAGTATTATGGCCCTCGAAGCCGCCTGGATTGCCGCTGGCAGGAACTTCCCGTTTGGCCTTTCGGTGATCGTCCTGGCCCGAAACGCCAAGCCCTTCACTCCGCGCCCGAAGGCTGTCGCATCACACCCCCAGCCTGTGGAGGTGCCCTGA
- a CDS encoding class I SAM-dependent methyltransferase: MSLGAPATLLQEALDRLSASPRMWDALRWTVEAGFEGERLVIARELRPWHGDRRRFLDLGCGTGIFATEFPPGRYIGVDIAPGYLRFAARRRPGSYVVSAGEALAFADASFDAALVLGVLHHLPDATARAAMDELARVLRPGAIALVMEDTPPPEGENLAGHLMHALDRGEHIRSEAEYRVVFGPRFAIERAYPMRSGICDYAVFVLERTP, from the coding sequence ATGTCCCTCGGCGCGCCAGCGACCCTCTTGCAGGAAGCTCTCGACCGCCTCAGCGCCAGCCCGCGGATGTGGGACGCGCTGCGCTGGACGGTGGAAGCTGGCTTTGAGGGCGAACGCCTGGTGATCGCCCGCGAACTGCGCCCCTGGCACGGCGACCGGCGCCGTTTTCTCGATCTAGGTTGCGGCACCGGCATCTTCGCCACGGAGTTTCCGCCCGGGCGCTATATCGGAGTTGATATCGCGCCCGGCTACCTTCGCTTCGCCGCCCGGCGGCGTCCGGGCAGCTATGTCGTCAGCGCGGGCGAGGCCCTGGCATTCGCCGACGCCAGCTTCGATGCGGCGCTGGTGCTCGGCGTGCTTCACCATCTGCCCGACGCCACCGCTCGCGCCGCGATGGATGAACTGGCGCGCGTCCTGCGCCCTGGCGCGATCGCTCTGGTGATGGAAGACACCCCGCCCCCCGAGGGCGAGAACCTCGCCGGTCACCTTATGCACGCCCTTGATCGGGGCGAGCATATCCGCTCGGAGGCCGAATATCGGGTCGTCTTCGGCCCGCGCTTCGCCATCGAACGGGCCTATCCGATGCGGAGCGGTATCTGTGATTATGCCGTTTTCGTTCTCGAACGCACGCCATGA
- a CDS encoding EamA family transporter, with product MLPVIAMLLTASTLTVVGEVLLKLGMNAVSARVGHFSFNPGVLWATFTDWRVLMGFALVFGGALFWLGVISRVNLSFAYPLLALNYVIILIPSRLFLNETITPYKLIGAVIVVIGVVIITWGAASQH from the coding sequence ATGCTTCCCGTTATCGCCATGCTGCTCACCGCCAGCACCCTGACCGTCGTCGGCGAGGTGCTGCTCAAACTGGGGATGAACGCCGTCAGCGCCCGCGTCGGCCACTTCTCGTTCAATCCCGGCGTACTCTGGGCCACCTTCACCGACTGGCGCGTCCTCATGGGCTTCGCGCTGGTCTTTGGCGGCGCGCTCTTCTGGCTCGGGGTGATCTCCCGCGTCAATCTCTCGTTCGCCTACCCACTGCTGGCGCTGAACTATGTGATCATTCTCATTCCCTCACGCCTGTTCCTCAACGAGACGATCACCCCCTACAAGCTGATCGGCGCGGTGATCGTGGTGATCGGGGTGGTGATTATTACCTGGGGCGCGGCGAGCCAGCACTGA
- a CDS encoding CBS domain-containing protein, with protein sequence MERLVGEVMHHGVLTCRRETPIQDVARQMSEQDVSALVVVNDEGNMIGLISRTDLVNARLYEQYWKHWRGLTAGHIMVTDVVSVRPNDTVQDASRLMMERRIHRVVVVEDAGEGVKPIGVLSVTDVVRDIARS encoded by the coding sequence ATGGAACGTCTTGTGGGTGAGGTCATGCATCACGGCGTGTTGACGTGTCGTCGCGAGACCCCGATCCAGGATGTGGCGCGACAGATGTCGGAGCAAGATGTGAGCGCGCTCGTTGTGGTCAACGATGAAGGCAACATGATCGGGCTGATCTCTCGCACGGATCTGGTGAATGCGCGCCTCTACGAGCAGTACTGGAAGCACTGGCGCGGTCTGACCGCCGGACACATCATGGTGACGGATGTGGTTTCGGTGCGCCCGAATGATACCGTGCAGGACGCGAGCCGTCTCATGATGGAGCGGCGCATCCATCGCGTGGTCGTGGTGGAAGATGCTGGCGAGGGGGTCAAGCCGATCGGCGTGCTGTCGGTAACCGATGTAGTGCGCGACATTGCGCGGAGTTGA
- a CDS encoding phosphoribosyltransferase family protein, which produces MAALLVDWLERALGFIFPDRCAGCGHTGALLCAACRAAARPACEEQPPPPGLDAVVVAWRYEGSVRQAVHALKYRRQRRVARALADALAATINERPHGDALIPVPLHPRRLAERGFNQSAELARHLARRWDVPLLAGGLVRQRDTGHQARLGRRERQSNVAGAFAWHAPAPPPLHVILVDDVLTTGATLGACAAALRAAGSRQVVALTLARALLTGDYS; this is translated from the coding sequence ATGGCGGCGCTGCTGGTTGACTGGTTGGAGCGCGCGCTGGGCTTCATCTTTCCCGATCGCTGCGCAGGTTGTGGGCATACCGGCGCCTTGCTCTGCGCCGCCTGTCGCGCGGCGGCGCGCCCGGCATGCGAAGAACAACCGCCTCCTCCTGGCCTGGACGCCGTCGTGGTAGCCTGGCGCTACGAGGGAAGTGTGCGCCAGGCGGTGCATGCCCTCAAGTACCGGCGGCAACGGCGCGTGGCGCGGGCGCTGGCAGACGCCCTTGCGGCCACCATCAACGAGCGTCCGCACGGTGACGCACTGATCCCCGTGCCGTTGCACCCTCGGCGCCTGGCGGAGCGCGGCTTCAATCAGAGCGCGGAGCTGGCGCGCCACCTGGCGCGCCGCTGGGACGTTCCTCTGCTTGCTGGCGGCCTGGTGCGTCAGCGTGATACCGGACACCAGGCGCGTCTGGGGCGACGCGAGCGTCAGTCGAACGTAGCTGGCGCTTTTGCCTGGCACGCGCCGGCGCCGCCGCCACTCCATGTCATCCTGGTTGATGATGTACTGACTACCGGCGCGACCCTGGGCGCCTGCGCAGCGGCGCTCCGCGCCGCGGGCAGCCGTCAGGTCGTGGCCCTCACTCTGGCGCGCGCTCTGCTGACCGGGGATTACTCCTGA
- a CDS encoding deoxyribonuclease IV, which yields MPFGAHMSIAGGVARAFARGRQVGCETMQIFCKNERQWEARPLTEEEIAAFHAERACSGIDPVFVHASYLINLASPDPARWERSIAACADELERCARLDVPYLVLHPGSHLGSGEETGLARVAAALNRLFASGAGAATVVLLETTAGQGTALGRRFEHLARLLHMSEHEQRLGICVDTCHIFAAGYDIRSHETYAETFATLDRLIGLDQVKCFHLNDSQRELGSQVDRHTHIGQGQIGLEAFRLLVNDPRFRDTPMILETPKGEDMAEDVANLTLLRSLIVPLAA from the coding sequence ATGCCTTTCGGCGCGCATATGTCCATCGCCGGCGGGGTTGCCCGGGCCTTTGCCCGCGGGCGACAGGTAGGCTGCGAGACGATGCAGATCTTTTGCAAGAACGAGCGCCAGTGGGAGGCTCGACCGCTTACGGAGGAGGAGATTGCCGCCTTCCACGCCGAGCGGGCCTGCAGCGGGATCGACCCGGTGTTCGTCCATGCAAGCTACCTCATCAACCTGGCAAGCCCGGATCCGGCGCGCTGGGAGCGCTCGATTGCGGCCTGCGCGGATGAACTGGAACGCTGCGCCCGGTTGGACGTTCCTTATCTGGTGCTGCATCCTGGTTCGCACCTGGGGAGCGGGGAAGAAACGGGACTGGCCCGCGTGGCTGCGGCTCTTAACCGGCTCTTCGCCAGCGGGGCCGGCGCTGCTACCGTGGTGTTGCTGGAGACAACCGCCGGCCAGGGAACGGCGCTCGGGCGCCGCTTTGAGCACCTGGCGCGGCTCCTGCACATGTCGGAGCACGAGCAGCGACTGGGAATCTGTGTGGATACGTGCCACATCTTCGCTGCCGGCTACGATATTCGCTCACACGAAACCTATGCCGAGACCTTTGCCACCCTTGACCGGCTTATCGGCCTCGACCAGGTGAAGTGTTTTCATCTCAACGATTCGCAACGCGAGCTGGGCAGCCAGGTTGATCGGCACACCCACATCGGTCAGGGACAGATTGGCCTGGAAGCCTTTCGCTTGCTGGTGAACGACCCGCGCTTTCGCGACACGCCGATGATCCTCGAAACGCCCAAAGGCGAAGATATGGCTGAAGATGTGGCAAACCTGACCCTCTTACGCTCCTTGATCGTCCCGCTGGCTGCCTAG
- a CDS encoding helix-hairpin-helix domain-containing protein — protein MARVRRLLLIGALAGIAYLVWRWQRTRTEHAPPAGLPGSPQAGSRLASPSPTLPSEQPPSGGAPAPTSGPRPVPTRVHRGPPPAPGAKSPRVTQSVPEAAPPPAEETPGPAEISASITPPPVERPAETAATVAEISAQATETPVEEPAGAAEASIEELRRPVEITPEDLATAISTDEQASTAAQATKEAATEAPAEEAEARVETPAEAALAAAEAAMEAAVEVESLVAREVAGTTATAPVEALVEEAPPAESFSLVNINTADYESLVALPGIGPALAQRIIAYREEHGPFTSVEQLQEVQGIGPRNLDEFRHLITV, from the coding sequence ATGGCACGCGTACGTCGGTTGCTCTTGATCGGCGCCCTCGCCGGCATCGCCTACCTGGTCTGGCGCTGGCAGCGTACACGGACGGAACATGCGCCCCCCGCAGGGCTTCCAGGCAGCCCGCAGGCCGGCAGCCGCCTGGCCTCGCCCTCGCCAACGCTGCCTTCTGAACAGCCCCCCTCCGGCGGTGCTCCTGCACCGACCAGCGGACCGCGTCCGGTCCCCACCCGGGTGCATCGGGGACCGCCTCCGGCGCCTGGCGCAAAATCACCGCGCGTTACTCAGAGCGTCCCCGAAGCGGCGCCACCGCCAGCAGAAGAAACGCCCGGGCCGGCTGAGATAAGCGCCAGCATCACGCCGCCACCAGTTGAACGCCCGGCCGAAACCGCAGCCACAGTCGCTGAGATCTCTGCCCAGGCCACCGAGACGCCCGTCGAAGAACCGGCCGGGGCTGCCGAGGCCTCCATCGAAGAACTCCGGCGCCCGGTGGAAATCACTCCTGAAGACCTGGCCACGGCAATTTCCACCGATGAACAGGCTTCAACCGCCGCGCAGGCGACCAAAGAAGCGGCCACGGAGGCGCCTGCGGAAGAAGCGGAAGCGAGAGTTGAGACGCCAGCCGAAGCAGCGCTGGCAGCGGCAGAGGCTGCGATGGAAGCCGCGGTGGAAGTGGAAAGCCTGGTTGCCCGCGAAGTAGCGGGCACAACGGCGACGGCCCCGGTTGAAGCCCTGGTCGAGGAAGCGCCGCCAGCGGAGAGCTTCAGCCTGGTAAACATAAACACCGCCGACTATGAAAGCCTGGTAGCTCTGCCAGGCATCGGCCCGGCCCTGGCCCAGCGGATTATCGCCTACCGTGAAGAGCACGGCCCGTTTACCAGCGTGGAACAACTCCAGGAAGTTCAGGGCATCGGCCCCAGGAACCTCGACGAGTTTCGTCACCTGATTACTGTATAG
- a CDS encoding ATP-binding protein produces the protein MSSADRLFERAEPWLRTSIRNGLRVLLPLPVLALAWWFVRMPIGRVTTFGLIVYALINLALLLAVNADLGRGRKQRILLLILASTITDAVLAGYLLVYAGPLTLGIFPIYAVMVLKALRYRRYALWTMSVPAMLGVLFLAVLYARERTTPISTEHALAFIGLVGGSAFFVTLLLSLAEYRLWTARRLSERLEIARAEHVERVAELESVNNDLRVRIRRQQALEESLRAITGSLSLDDVLQQILDSLMQMLGPNRVSAAALTMLQAEGCTHRTLGGEGQLLPGWPEQLARRVVDMHAPVIVGDALQDAEWRDLHRAGARAALSVPLIDADNQVLGALTVVSTQPHVFTATESRHLTSFSIQASVAIHNAQLHTELARQRLMLEAVLRDIGDGLIVVNAQGALVLGNPAAYQALHYSDAHGGALREALDHLNDEVRQRASGLVSQEVRVGQDDEERYYQIYASLVRVADAGDSLVAFAIHDITNQKLQERQRIEFISMVSHELRNPLNTLNGFLKVVLQEKAGPLNELQREFLGLADEQANALKGRITELLEFNRLEAGRLRLQPQWANLTDLILTTGARFQVQAEQFGLNIRAEAPDDLPEMLIDSERIGQVITNLVENAMKATPAGGSITITGEVQGSEVWVHVIDTGVGIPPDQQEKIFNRFYRVENSNSRHGAHLGLGLSICQQIVEGHGGRIWVESEVGKGSRFTFALPLVRREQIIGESAA, from the coding sequence ATGTCCTCAGCCGATAGGCTCTTTGAGCGCGCCGAACCGTGGCTGCGAACCAGCATACGCAATGGGTTGCGCGTATTGTTGCCACTGCCCGTGCTGGCGCTGGCGTGGTGGTTCGTTCGTATGCCCATCGGGAGGGTGACCACCTTCGGCCTGATAGTGTACGCGCTGATCAACCTCGCGTTGCTGCTCGCCGTGAACGCGGATCTGGGCCGCGGCCGCAAACAGCGCATCCTCCTGCTGATCCTTGCCTCCACCATCACCGACGCCGTGCTGGCGGGCTATCTGCTCGTCTACGCCGGGCCGCTGACCCTCGGCATCTTTCCCATCTATGCCGTCATGGTGCTGAAGGCGCTGCGCTATCGCCGCTACGCGCTCTGGACAATGAGCGTGCCGGCGATGCTCGGCGTGCTCTTCCTCGCCGTCCTCTACGCCCGCGAGCGGACGACCCCGATTTCTACCGAACACGCCCTGGCATTCATCGGTCTGGTTGGCGGCAGCGCGTTTTTCGTCACCCTGTTGCTGAGCCTGGCCGAATACCGACTCTGGACCGCGCGCCGCCTCAGCGAGCGTCTGGAGATCGCGCGCGCCGAACACGTCGAGCGGGTAGCGGAGCTGGAGAGCGTCAACAACGACCTGCGCGTGCGCATCAGGCGCCAGCAGGCGCTCGAAGAGAGCCTGCGGGCCATTACCGGCTCGTTGAGCCTCGATGATGTGCTGCAGCAGATCCTCGATAGCCTTATGCAGATGCTCGGGCCGAATCGGGTCAGCGCCGCGGCGCTCACCATGCTCCAGGCCGAGGGTTGCACCCATCGCACCCTGGGGGGCGAGGGGCAGCTCTTGCCCGGCTGGCCCGAGCAACTCGCGCGGCGCGTCGTGGATATGCACGCTCCAGTTATCGTCGGTGATGCGCTTCAGGACGCCGAATGGCGCGATCTGCACCGCGCCGGGGCCAGGGCGGCGCTGAGCGTGCCGCTGATTGATGCTGATAATCAGGTGCTCGGCGCGTTGACGGTGGTGAGTACGCAGCCCCATGTCTTCACCGCCACTGAGTCGCGCCATCTTACCTCGTTCAGTATCCAGGCCAGCGTCGCGATTCACAATGCCCAGTTGCATACCGAGCTGGCCCGTCAGCGTCTGATGCTCGAAGCAGTGTTGCGCGATATTGGCGATGGCCTGATTGTTGTCAATGCACAGGGCGCCCTGGTGCTGGGCAATCCCGCCGCCTATCAGGCCCTCCACTACAGCGACGCCCACGGCGGCGCCCTCCGCGAAGCGCTCGATCACCTTAACGACGAGGTGCGTCAGCGGGCCAGCGGTCTGGTGAGCCAGGAAGTGCGGGTCGGGCAGGACGACGAAGAACGGTACTATCAGATCTACGCTTCCCTGGTGCGCGTCGCCGACGCCGGCGATAGTCTGGTGGCCTTTGCCATCCACGACATCACCAATCAGAAACTCCAGGAGCGGCAGCGGATCGAGTTTATCTCGATGGTCTCGCACGAATTGCGGAACCCGCTGAATACGTTAAATGGCTTCTTGAAAGTGGTGCTGCAAGAAAAGGCTGGCCCGCTGAATGAGCTCCAACGCGAGTTCCTCGGGCTGGCCGATGAACAGGCGAATGCGCTGAAGGGACGGATTACCGAACTGCTCGAGTTCAACCGGCTCGAGGCGGGACGCCTGCGACTCCAACCACAATGGGCGAATCTGACCGACCTGATCCTGACCACCGGCGCTCGCTTTCAAGTGCAGGCCGAACAGTTCGGGCTGAACATCCGCGCCGAGGCGCCTGACGATCTGCCTGAAATGCTGATTGATAGCGAGCGGATCGGTCAGGTCATCACCAATCTGGTCGAGAATGCGATGAAGGCTACGCCCGCTGGCGGTTCCATTACTATCACGGGTGAAGTGCAGGGCAGCGAGGTCTGGGTGCATGTGATTGACACCGGAGTGGGCATTCCTCCCGACCAGCAGGAGAAGATCTTTAATCGCTTCTATCGCGTCGAGAACAGCAATTCCCGGCATGGCGCGCATCTGGGGCTGGGGTTGTCGATCTGCCAGCAGATCGTTGAAGGGCACGGCGGACGGATCTGGGTCGAAAGCGAGGTCGGCAAAGGGAGTCGCTTTACATTTGCGCTGCCGCTGGTGCGCCGCGAACAGATTATTGGTGAGTCGGCGGCCTGA
- a CDS encoding response regulator transcription factor, with protein sequence MHILVADDDIPSVKLTSFVLEEAGYRVCKAYDAQSILQAVEQHNPDLILLDVMMPKSSGFDICRQIRRNSDVPIIFLSGRTQLQDRVMGLQIGGDDYLVKPYEPSELLARVEAVLRRRNSDMLNPSSRLSQGDITLDPVEHKVLFADGRSVELTPLEFRLLYYLMKNSGRILNISQILSKVWGYEYEGESNLVAVYIRRLRTKIEKDPEHPRHVITVRNLGYKFEP encoded by the coding sequence ATGCATATTCTGGTTGCCGATGATGATATCCCCAGCGTCAAGCTCACCTCGTTCGTGCTCGAAGAGGCGGGTTATCGGGTCTGCAAGGCGTATGACGCGCAGAGCATCCTGCAGGCGGTTGAGCAGCACAATCCCGACCTGATCCTGCTGGATGTCATGATGCCGAAGTCGAGCGGGTTCGATATTTGCCGCCAGATCCGGCGCAACTCTGATGTGCCCATCATCTTCCTCTCCGGGCGCACCCAGTTGCAGGACCGCGTCATGGGATTGCAAATCGGCGGCGATGACTATCTGGTCAAACCATACGAGCCTTCCGAGCTGCTTGCCCGCGTCGAAGCAGTGCTGCGGCGCCGCAACAGCGACATGCTCAACCCCTCCTCGCGCCTCAGCCAGGGTGACATAACTCTGGATCCGGTCGAGCACAAAGTGCTCTTCGCCGATGGACGCTCGGTGGAGTTGACGCCTCTCGAGTTCCGGTTGTTGTATTACCTGATGAAGAACTCCGGTCGCATCCTCAATATCAGCCAGATCCTCAGCAAGGTCTGGGGTTACGAGTATGAGGGCGAGAGCAACCTCGTCGCGGTGTACATCCGGCGCCTGCGCACCAAGATCGAGAAGGATCCTGAGCATCCACGCCACGTCATCACGGTGCGCAACCTCGGCTATAAGTTCGAGCCGTGA
- a CDS encoding TerC family protein produces the protein MLWLWVGFNAFVLAMLALDLGVFHRRAHAVALKEAAIWSVVWIGLALLFNLLLFFFWERLAPNSSYSAGDAALVFLTGYLIEKALSVDNIFVFVMIFSYFAVPAKYQHRVLFWGILGALLMRASMIFSGVELIKRFHWVIWLFGGFLIFTGIKMATSGDEKIEPEKNPVLNLFRRFIPVSATYDGQKFFTVQHGMRMATPLLLVLIMVETTDVIFALDSIPAVFAVTRDPFLIYTSNVFAILGLRSLYFVLAGVVHKFHYLRMGLAVVLAFVGVKMVLPDLTKLLLGASFAIPTAVSLGVVATLITLSIVASLIRERRLEFLNSSGAAAGSAGSNDQHVAERIVVE, from the coding sequence ATGCTCTGGCTCTGGGTGGGATTTAACGCATTCGTGCTCGCCATGCTGGCCCTGGATCTCGGCGTCTTCCACCGCCGGGCCCATGCCGTGGCCCTCAAAGAGGCGGCCATCTGGAGCGTGGTCTGGATCGGTCTGGCCCTGCTCTTCAATCTCCTGCTGTTCTTCTTCTGGGAACGCCTGGCGCCCAACAGTTCCTACAGCGCTGGCGATGCCGCCCTGGTCTTTCTTACCGGCTACTTGATTGAAAAAGCCTTAAGCGTTGACAACATTTTTGTCTTCGTAATGATCTTCTCATACTTCGCGGTGCCGGCAAAATACCAGCACCGCGTCCTGTTCTGGGGCATCCTCGGCGCATTGCTCATGCGCGCGAGCATGATCTTTTCCGGCGTCGAACTGATCAAGCGCTTCCACTGGGTCATCTGGCTCTTTGGCGGCTTTCTCATCTTCACCGGCATCAAAATGGCCACCTCTGGCGACGAGAAGATCGAACCCGAGAAAAATCCTGTCCTGAACCTCTTCCGCCGCTTCATCCCGGTCAGCGCCACCTACGATGGCCAGAAGTTCTTCACCGTGCAACACGGTATGCGCATGGCCACGCCGCTCCTGCTCGTGCTGATAATGGTCGAGACCACCGATGTGATCTTCGCGCTGGACTCCATCCCGGCCGTTTTCGCCGTTACCCGCGATCCTTTTCTGATCTACACTTCAAACGTCTTCGCTATTCTTGGCCTGCGCTCGCTCTACTTCGTGCTCGCTGGCGTGGTTCACAAGTTCCATTACCTGCGCATGGGACTGGCGGTGGTGCTGGCCTTCGTGGGGGTGAAGATGGTGCTTCCCGATCTGACGAAGCTGTTGTTGGGCGCCAGTTTCGCCATTCCTACAGCCGTCTCGCTTGGCGTTGTGGCCACGCTCATCACTCTCTCGATAGTCGCGTCGCTGATCCGCGAGCGGCGCCTGGAGTTCCTCAACAGCTCAGGGGCCGCGGCCGGCAGCGCCGGCAGCAATGACCAGCACGTCGCCGAGCGTATTGTCGTCGAGTGA